The proteins below come from a single Kitasatospora sp. NBC_00315 genomic window:
- a CDS encoding glycoside hydrolase family 13 protein gives MTQNLADTSRPAAAVPAAAPVAVADNAGAPRGWWREAVIYQVYPRSFADSNGDGMGDLPGIRSRLPYLRDLGVDAVWLSPFYASPQADGGYDVADYRAVDPMFGTLMDADGLIRDAHGLGLRIIVDLVPNHSSDQHEWFQRALREGPGSALRERYHFKPGQGESGELPPNDWESIFGGPAWTRTTNPDGTPGDWYLHLFAPEQPDFNWDNEAVADEFRSILRFWLDMGVDGFRIDVAHGMVKAPGLPNLGSHDQLKLLGNDVMPFFDQDGVHEIYRVWRKILDEYPGERIGVAEAWTPTVQRTANYVRPDELHQAFNFQYLGTHWDAAALREVVDVSLDAMRPVDAPATWVLSNHDVTRHATRFANPPGGTQIRTAGDRVLGLRRARAASLLMLALPGSAYVYQGEELGLPDVTDLPDEVRQDPSFFRQAGQDGFRDGCRVPIPWSGSEAPYGFGPEAGGPSWLPQPAEWAQLSVEAQTGDPTSTLELYRSALAVRREHPALGAGTELTWLDAPEGVLAFRRDSAAGSFVCTANTGSEPVRIAAPGRILLSSAEAVVLENEVVLAADSTIWWAV, from the coding sequence ATGACCCAGAATCTGGCCGACACCTCCCGGCCCGCCGCCGCCGTCCCCGCCGCCGCGCCCGTGGCGGTTGCCGACAATGCCGGCGCGCCCAGAGGCTGGTGGCGGGAAGCGGTCATCTACCAGGTGTACCCGCGCAGCTTCGCCGACTCCAACGGCGACGGCATGGGCGACCTGCCCGGCATCCGCAGCCGCCTCCCGTACCTGCGCGACCTCGGCGTGGACGCGGTCTGGCTGTCCCCGTTCTACGCCTCCCCGCAGGCCGACGGCGGCTACGACGTCGCCGACTACCGCGCGGTGGACCCGATGTTCGGCACCCTGATGGACGCCGACGGCCTGATCCGCGACGCCCACGGCCTGGGCCTGCGGATCATCGTCGACCTGGTGCCCAACCACTCCTCGGACCAGCACGAGTGGTTCCAGCGCGCCCTGCGGGAGGGGCCCGGCTCGGCCCTGCGCGAGCGCTACCACTTCAAGCCCGGCCAGGGTGAGAGCGGCGAACTGCCGCCCAACGACTGGGAGTCCATCTTCGGCGGCCCGGCCTGGACCCGGACCACCAACCCGGACGGCACGCCCGGTGACTGGTACCTGCACCTGTTCGCCCCGGAGCAGCCCGACTTCAACTGGGACAACGAGGCCGTCGCCGACGAGTTCCGCTCGATCCTGCGGTTCTGGCTGGACATGGGCGTGGACGGGTTCCGGATCGACGTCGCCCACGGCATGGTCAAGGCACCCGGCCTGCCGAACCTGGGCTCGCACGACCAGCTCAAGCTGCTCGGCAACGACGTCATGCCGTTCTTCGACCAGGACGGCGTGCACGAGATCTACCGCGTCTGGCGCAAGATCCTCGACGAGTACCCGGGCGAGCGGATCGGCGTCGCCGAGGCGTGGACCCCGACCGTCCAGCGCACCGCCAACTACGTCCGCCCGGACGAACTGCACCAGGCCTTCAACTTCCAGTACCTCGGTACCCACTGGGACGCCGCGGCCCTGCGCGAGGTCGTCGACGTCTCGCTGGACGCCATGCGCCCGGTCGACGCCCCGGCCACCTGGGTGCTCTCCAACCACGACGTCACCCGGCACGCCACCCGCTTCGCCAACCCGCCCGGCGGCACCCAGATCCGTACCGCGGGCGACCGCGTGCTCGGCCTGCGCCGCGCCCGCGCCGCCAGCCTGCTGATGCTCGCCCTGCCCGGCTCGGCGTACGTCTACCAGGGCGAGGAGCTCGGCCTGCCGGACGTCACCGACCTGCCGGACGAGGTCCGCCAGGACCCGTCCTTCTTCCGGCAGGCCGGCCAGGACGGCTTCCGCGACGGCTGCCGCGTCCCGATCCCGTGGTCGGGCAGCGAGGCGCCGTACGGCTTCGGCCCGGAGGCCGGCGGTCCGAGCTGGCTGCCGCAGCCCGCCGAGTGGGCCCAGCTCTCCGTCGAGGCCCAGACCGGCGACCCGACCTCCACGCTGGAGCTCTACCGCAGCGCCCTCGCCGTGCGCCGCGAGCACCCGGCGCTGGGCGCCGGAACCGAGCTGACCTGGCTGGACGCGCCCGAGGGCGTGCTCGCCTTCCGCCGCGACAGCGCCGCCGGCTCCTTCGTCTGCACCGCGAACACCGGCTCCGAGCCGGTCCGGATCGCGGCTCCCGGCCGTATCCTGCTCTCCTCGGCCGAGGCTGTCGTGCTGGAGAACGAGGTCGTTCTGGCGGCGGACAGCACCATCTGGTGGGCGGTGTGA
- a CDS encoding LacI family DNA-binding transcriptional regulator, with the protein MTTARLSDIAAQAGVSEATVSRVLNGKAGVSATTRQTVLAALDVLGYERPTRLRQRSAGLIGLITPELSNPIFPALAQVIEQVLSRHGFTPVLCTQTPGGSTEDELVEMLVERGVAGIVFVSGLHADSTADHDRYAKLTGRQVPFVLINGYSEKITAPFISPDDRAAMWMAVQHLAELGHERIGLAVGQRRFVPVLRKIEGFTAALKDVLGMTQEEAEGLIHHTLFSVEGGHAAAGALLDKGCTAIVCGSDMMALGAIRAVRQRGLAVPQDVSVVGFDDSPLIAFTEPPLTTIRQPVEAMATAAVDALLEEVGGNAAQRGEFMFQPELVMRGSTGARPNRGE; encoded by the coding sequence GTGACTACGGCGCGACTCTCGGACATCGCGGCGCAGGCGGGGGTCAGCGAAGCGACCGTCAGCCGCGTCCTCAACGGCAAAGCGGGCGTTTCCGCGACCACACGGCAGACCGTGCTGGCCGCGCTGGACGTCCTCGGCTACGAACGGCCGACCCGGCTGCGACAGCGCAGCGCGGGTCTGATCGGGCTGATCACGCCCGAGCTGAGCAACCCGATCTTCCCCGCGCTCGCGCAGGTGATCGAGCAGGTGCTCAGCCGGCACGGGTTCACCCCGGTGCTCTGCACCCAGACCCCCGGCGGCTCCACCGAGGACGAACTCGTGGAGATGCTGGTCGAGCGCGGCGTGGCCGGCATCGTCTTCGTCTCCGGTCTGCACGCGGACTCCACGGCGGACCACGACCGGTACGCCAAGCTGACCGGCCGGCAGGTGCCGTTCGTGCTGATCAACGGCTACAGCGAGAAGATCACCGCGCCGTTCATCTCGCCGGACGACCGGGCCGCGATGTGGATGGCGGTCCAGCACCTCGCCGAGCTGGGCCACGAGCGGATCGGCCTGGCCGTCGGCCAGCGCCGGTTCGTCCCGGTGCTGCGCAAGATCGAGGGCTTCACGGCGGCCCTGAAGGACGTCCTCGGGATGACCCAGGAGGAGGCCGAGGGGCTGATCCACCACACGCTCTTCAGCGTGGAGGGCGGCCACGCCGCGGCCGGCGCGCTGCTGGACAAGGGCTGCACCGCGATCGTCTGCGGCAGCGACATGATGGCGCTCGGCGCGATCCGGGCCGTCCGCCAGCGGGGCCTCGCGGTGCCGCAGGACGTCTCGGTGGTCGGCTTCGACGACTCGCCGCTGATCGCCTTCACCGAGCCGCCGCTGACCACCATCCGCCAGCCGGTCGAGGCGATGGCCACCGCGGCCGTCGACGCCCTGCTGGAGGAGGTCGGCGGGAACGCCGCCCAGCGCGGTGAGTTCATGTTCCAGCCGGAGCTGGTGATGCGCGGCTCCACCGGCGCCAGGCCGAACCGCGGCGAGTAG
- a CDS encoding transglycosylase family protein: MGEEHVFMLTTNGTRMSGRTRRLIAAVGVAGVGLTIPCLTAGSANAASVATWDKVAQCESSGDWSINTGNGFYGGLQFTSSTWAEFGGTAFASQANLATKDQQIAIAEKVLASQGPGAWPVCSVQAGLTAGGAPAAVDTGAPATTTPAAPATQAPAASTPAASDGSTSDSSSSTGSASGNSWSGDKSWSQKSGSGDSTRTYTVIAGDWLSSIADKNHVQGGWERLYELNKSVLTNGADTIYPGQHLALGGAGTATKSSATDTSGKKFDWFNRSKSTDSSAAKTTTAPAASSSATDTATTATTASTTTTTQAATGSMAAAVSFAESKVGQAYIYGGTGNGGWDCSGLTQAAFRAAGISIPRVAADQAAATTHVSLDNLQPGDLLFWSNNGSDSGVYHVAIYTGNGSYVEAANPSAGVRTMTVANWAPDFAGRI, from the coding sequence GTGGGAGAGGAACACGTCTTCATGCTGACCACCAACGGCACCCGCATGTCCGGCCGCACCCGTCGTCTGATCGCCGCTGTCGGCGTCGCCGGCGTCGGTCTCACGATCCCCTGCCTCACCGCCGGCTCGGCGAACGCCGCCTCGGTCGCCACCTGGGACAAGGTCGCGCAGTGCGAGAGCAGCGGCGACTGGAGCATCAACACCGGTAACGGCTTCTACGGCGGCCTCCAGTTCACCTCCAGCACCTGGGCCGAGTTCGGCGGCACCGCCTTCGCGTCCCAGGCCAACCTGGCCACCAAGGACCAGCAGATCGCGATCGCCGAGAAGGTGCTCGCCTCCCAGGGCCCCGGCGCCTGGCCGGTCTGCTCCGTCCAGGCGGGCCTGACCGCCGGTGGCGCACCCGCCGCCGTCGACACCGGCGCCCCGGCCACCACCACGCCGGCCGCCCCGGCGACCCAGGCCCCGGCCGCCTCGACTCCGGCCGCGTCCGACGGCTCCACCTCCGACAGCTCCTCCTCCACCGGCTCCGCGTCGGGCAACTCCTGGTCGGGCGACAAGTCCTGGTCGCAGAAGAGCGGCTCGGGCGACAGCACCCGCACCTACACCGTGATCGCCGGCGACTGGCTCTCCTCCATCGCCGACAAGAACCACGTCCAGGGTGGCTGGGAGCGTCTGTACGAGCTCAACAAGTCCGTCCTGACCAACGGCGCCGACACCATCTACCCGGGCCAGCACCTGGCCCTCGGCGGTGCCGGCACGGCCACCAAGAGCTCGGCCACCGACACCTCGGGCAAGAAGTTCGACTGGTTCAACCGCTCGAAGTCGACCGACTCGTCCGCCGCGAAGACCACCACGGCCCCCGCGGCCTCCTCGTCGGCCACCGACACGGCCACCACCGCCACCACCGCCTCCACCACGACCACCACGCAGGCCGCCACCGGCAGCATGGCCGCCGCGGTCTCCTTCGCGGAGTCCAAGGTCGGCCAGGCGTACATCTACGGTGGCACCGGCAACGGCGGCTGGGACTGCTCCGGCCTGACCCAGGCGGCGTTCCGCGCGGCCGGCATCTCCATCCCGCGGGTGGCCGCCGACCAGGCCGCCGCCACCACCCACGTCTCGCTGGACAACCTGCAGCCGGGCGACCTGCTGTTCTGGTCCAACAACGGCAGCGACTCGGGCGTCTACCACGTCGCGATCTACACCGGCAACGGCAGCTACGTCGAGGCCGCCAACCCCAGCGCCGGTGTCCGCACCATGACCGTCGCCAACTGGGCGCCGGACTTCGCGGGCCGGATCTGA
- a CDS encoding class I SAM-dependent methyltransferase gives MTDAEGRVEPSGVWATAVGVARVRAMETAREQPLFRDPLALAFATAGGIGPGAPRPPDADEAARRRRLGVAFSIVIRTKFLDDLLDRAVASGVRQVVLLGAGMDSRAFRMDWPAGTTLFEVDTAEPLGFKATVLRQERAVPRCERITVPVDLREDWPGALAAAGHDPAQPTVWIAEGLLIYLPEDAVQSLLERVGALSAAGSRMGLTLGSRGVVERFRRDAAPGSAASMWVWEMPQDPVGWLDGLGWEAETFTLRERAAAYGRPVLGPSQQDEGAGGLVSAVRAAH, from the coding sequence ATGACTGATGCGGAGGGACGGGTCGAGCCGTCCGGGGTGTGGGCCACGGCCGTGGGCGTGGCCCGGGTGAGGGCGATGGAGACGGCACGCGAGCAGCCGCTGTTCCGGGACCCGCTGGCGCTCGCCTTCGCCACGGCCGGCGGGATCGGCCCCGGTGCCCCGCGGCCCCCGGACGCGGACGAGGCGGCCCGGCGCCGCCGGCTCGGTGTGGCCTTCTCGATCGTCATCCGGACGAAGTTCCTGGACGACCTGCTGGACCGGGCGGTCGCGTCCGGCGTCCGCCAGGTGGTGCTGCTCGGAGCCGGGATGGACAGCCGGGCCTTCCGGATGGACTGGCCTGCGGGGACGACGCTGTTCGAGGTGGACACGGCCGAACCGCTGGGCTTCAAGGCCACGGTGCTGCGTCAGGAGCGGGCCGTTCCGCGCTGCGAGCGGATCACCGTACCGGTCGACCTGCGCGAGGACTGGCCCGGCGCCCTGGCCGCGGCCGGGCACGATCCGGCGCAGCCGACGGTGTGGATCGCCGAGGGGCTGCTGATCTATCTGCCCGAGGACGCTGTGCAGTCACTGCTCGAACGGGTCGGTGCGCTGTCCGCCGCAGGCAGCAGGATGGGCCTGACCCTGGGTTCGCGCGGTGTGGTCGAACGCTTCCGCAGGGACGCCGCTCCGGGCTCGGCGGCGTCGATGTGGGTCTGGGAGATGCCGCAGGACCCGGTCGGCTGGCTGGACGGCCTGGGCTGGGAGGCGGAGACCTTCACCCTGCGTGAGCGTGCCGCGGCCTACGGGCGCCCGGTGCTCGGCCCGTCGCAGCAGGACGAGGGCGCCGGCGGACTGGTCTCGGCGGTGCGCGCGGCGCACTGA